From the Leptolyngbya sp. O-77 genome, one window contains:
- a CDS encoding SPOR domain-containing protein has product MTASFFSLWHRSDLRSGRLAEGQIWARLVLGAIALGSSVGVAASASAGPTEQMHPNSVVQPQRIAQRIVDGLPPPPDAGAGTFYPQPGAAVGSDGRGTSTAQFSGQQYVVIVNGNSPLLLSQVQQVAPGAGLQSYQGQQVIQAGVFGEEWTASQQVQALAAQGITAQVVAVSGGVAPVQTIYPDAAQASLDPLPPAPPAEVPFGQYPALEPQPAPAYDYGTADRSRGYYVLIPGSSGSLSRVSEQVRLLSEGFPVAGRVQERDRPHGPHVLVGPFSGRSAAERWNRYFRDFGLNARVHYER; this is encoded by the coding sequence ATGACGGCATCGTTTTTTTCTCTATGGCATCGGTCGGATCTGCGCTCTGGGCGTTTAGCAGAGGGACAGATCTGGGCGCGGCTGGTGCTGGGGGCGATCGCCCTAGGCAGCAGTGTGGGCGTTGCAGCGTCTGCCAGCGCAGGCCCAACCGAGCAGATGCATCCAAATTCTGTAGTGCAGCCCCAGCGCATAGCACAGCGCATCGTAGATGGGCTGCCGCCGCCACCGGATGCAGGAGCTGGAACGTTCTATCCGCAACCGGGGGCCGCCGTGGGGTCAGACGGGCGCGGGACAAGCACGGCCCAATTTTCAGGCCAGCAGTACGTGGTTATTGTAAATGGCAACAGTCCGCTGCTGCTGTCTCAGGTGCAGCAAGTTGCCCCCGGCGCTGGACTCCAGTCCTATCAGGGGCAGCAGGTGATTCAGGCGGGTGTGTTTGGAGAGGAGTGGACGGCATCGCAGCAGGTGCAAGCACTAGCGGCGCAGGGGATTACTGCACAGGTCGTAGCCGTGTCGGGCGGCGTGGCTCCGGTGCAAACGATCTATCCCGATGCCGCCCAGGCCTCGCTCGACCCGCTGCCGCCTGCGCCGCCCGCAGAGGTTCCCTTTGGGCAATATCCAGCGCTGGAGCCACAGCCCGCCCCTGCCTACGACTATGGAACTGCCGACCGAAGTCGGGGCTACTACGTGCTGATTCCTGGCTCGTCTGGCAGTCTGTCTCGCGTGAGTGAGCAGGTGCGGCTGCTGAGCGAGGGCTTTCCAGTGGCAGGGCGGGTGCAGGAGCGCGATCGCCCCCACGGCCCCCATGTGCTGGTGGGGCCCTTTTCGGGACGCAGCGCCGCCGAGCGCTGGAATCGCTATTTCCGCGACTTCGGGCTAAATGCGCGGGTGCATTACGAGCGATAA
- a CDS encoding NAD(P)H-quinone oxidoreductase subunit J, with the protein MAEETTPAPQETPEAAPIVEVGKVSKWLAENGFEHEALEPDHLGVEVLKVDREFLIPFATALYAYGFNCLQCQAAYDAGPGEDLVSTYHLIKIADNVDRPEEVRVKVFVPREDPRVPSVYWIWKGADWQERESYDMYGIVYEGHPNPKRILMPEDWVGFPLRKDYISPDFFELQDAY; encoded by the coding sequence GTGGCTGAAGAAACAACTCCGGCACCCCAAGAAACCCCTGAAGCTGCGCCGATTGTCGAAGTTGGCAAGGTGTCTAAGTGGCTGGCGGAAAACGGCTTTGAGCATGAGGCGCTGGAGCCGGATCATCTGGGCGTGGAAGTGTTAAAGGTGGATCGCGAGTTTTTGATCCCGTTTGCGACGGCGCTGTATGCCTACGGGTTCAACTGTTTGCAGTGTCAGGCGGCCTACGACGCGGGGCCGGGTGAAGACTTGGTGAGCACCTATCACCTAATCAAGATTGCCGATAACGTCGATCGCCCGGAAGAGGTGCGCGTGAAGGTGTTTGTGCCGCGTGAAGACCCGCGAGTGCCTTCGGTCTATTGGATCTGGAAGGGGGCTGACTGGCAGGAGCGCGAGAGCTACGATATGTATGGCATTGTCTACGAAGGGCATCCTAACCCGAAGCGCATCTTGATGCCGGAAGATTGGGTCGGTTTCCCTTTGCGGAAGGACTATATTTCGCCCGATTTCTTTGAATTGCAAGATGCTTACTAG
- a CDS encoding NADH dehydrogenase subunit K, giving the protein MVMNPGTTEPKNLLEGLQNPIGRPEVTKDLSENVILTTVDDLYNWARLSSLWPLLYGTACCFIEFAALIGSRFDFDRFGLLPRSSPRQADLIITAGTITMKMAPALVRLYEQMPDPKYVIAMGACTITGGMFSMDSPTAVRGVDKLIPVDVYIPGCPPRPEAIIDAIIKLRKKISSEALAERGEVAQTHRYYTISHGMKEVSPILTGKYLEADTRKAPPKELAEAFGMPISPALEAEKEGVDRG; this is encoded by the coding sequence ATGGTCATGAATCCTGGCACAACAGAACCTAAGAACTTGTTAGAAGGGCTGCAAAACCCCATCGGCCGCCCAGAGGTCACGAAGGATCTTTCAGAAAACGTAATTCTGACCACAGTTGATGATTTATACAACTGGGCACGGCTGTCGAGCCTCTGGCCGCTGCTCTATGGAACCGCTTGCTGCTTTATCGAGTTTGCGGCGCTGATTGGCTCCCGGTTTGACTTTGACCGTTTTGGTCTGTTGCCGCGATCCAGTCCGCGCCAGGCCGACCTGATCATTACCGCTGGCACTATCACCATGAAGATGGCTCCGGCGCTAGTGCGGCTTTATGAGCAGATGCCCGATCCGAAGTATGTGATTGCGATGGGAGCCTGCACGATTACGGGCGGCATGTTCAGCATGGACTCGCCAACGGCAGTGCGCGGCGTAGACAAGCTAATTCCGGTGGATGTCTACATTCCTGGCTGCCCGCCGCGTCCCGAAGCAATCATCGATGCCATCATCAAGTTGCGGAAGAAAATTTCTAGCGAAGCGCTGGCAGAACGGGGCGAAGTGGCGCAAACCCACCGCTACTACACCATTTCCCACGGCATGAAGGAAGTGTCGCCGATTCTGACTGGGAAGTACCTGGAGGCGGACACGCGCAAGGCTCCGCCGAAGGAACTGGCTGAAGCATTTGGAATGCCGATATCGCCTGCGTTGGAAGCTGAGAAGGAGGGCGTAGATCGTGGCTGA